A window of Paenibacillus phoenicis genomic DNA:
GAACAACAACAACCGCTCATAGTAACGCTCATCGTTCGTCGTAATGATCCCGCCCTCACCGGTTGTAACATGCTTGACCGGGTGAAAGCTGAACATGGTCATGTCGGCCCAAGAGCCTATTTTCCGCCCGGCATAGGAAGCTCCCAGCGAATGCGCAGCATCCTGGATCACCACAAGGTTGCGATCCCGCGCCAGCATCGAGATTCGGTCCATTTCCGCCGGCTGCCCTGTAAAGTCAACCGCGATGATCGCTTTGGTTCTTTCGGTGATCTTCGACTCAATCTCTGAAGGAGCGACATTGTAGGTATCCATGTCGATATCCGCAAAAACCGGCGTGCCCCCTTGGTAAAGGACACAGTTGCTGCTAGCCAAAAAAGTGATCGGTGTCGTTATCACTTCATCGCCTTGACCGATCTCCGCCGCGAAACAAGCTCCATGAAGTGCAGCTGTACCATTCGCAAAGGCTACGGCATATTTGGCACCTACAGCATCGGCGACTTTTCGCTCAAACTGTTCGATCGCCGGCCCTTGGGTGATGAACGCCCCCCGCAACACCTTCACCACAGCTTCAATATCCTGCTCATCCAGCCATTGCTGACCGTAAGGCAGCAGCGTTTCGCGAACCGGGCGGCCGGATTCATGTTCCTTTGTCATTTTGCGTTCCCTTCTTCCTTCATGGTCGCTTTACCTATTCCAAGCCTCCGGCCTGTATCCATTCGCGCGTCCGGGCGATGCCTTCCTCCAACGTTACACGCGGCTCCCAACCAAGCAACCGTTTCGCTTTCTCCGAATTGCACAACAGCTTCTGAATTTCACTCTGCGGATGAATATGCTCTACATGACGGATCCGTGAAGGGTCCCCCGCGATCATCAACGCCAAATCGTTAATTGTGATATCTCGCCCCAACCCTGCATTCACAATCTCGCCGTTAACGGCATCGGAATAACCCGCAGACACGACAAAATTGGCGCAATCCTCAACATAAAGCAGGTCGCGAGTCTGGGTGCCTTCTCCGTAAATGCGGAGCTCTTTTCCATCCAAATCATTTTTAAGGAAAATCGCAACCACTCCGCCCTCACCGCCAGTCTTCTGAAATGGACCGTAGGTATTAAACGGGCGAATGACCACGGTCGGCAGTCCGTAGGCGTAGTAGTAAGAGAGGACCATATTTTCCGCAGCCACTTTTGCTCCGGCGTAAGGCGAAGCCGGTTTTGTTGGATGCAGCTCCGTGATCCCGGTCTCATCCGTACACCGGTCATAGACCATGCAGGTGCTCATAAACACAACTTTCGTATTGTATCTGCGGCACTGCTCCAAGATATAAAAAGTCCCGACCGTATCGTTATTAAACGTGGTTCGCGGATCATCGATGGAGTCTTGGACGTTAATCGACGCGCCAAGATGATAACAAATGTCGAATTGATGGGCAGCGAACAGTTCCTCTAAAAGAGGCTCGTCCAAAATCGTCCCCCTGATGAACTGTTTCAACCCCGGATGGCCCTGAAACTCCTGAAGATTGGCTTCCCGTCCGTTCGACAGATCATCCAAAATCCACAGTTGGTGACCATCCTCTAACAACTTTTTGGCAACCCATCGGCCGATAAATCCAGCCCCGCCGGTAAGTAAAATGTTCAAAGGAATGCAGCTCCTTCTATAAATATACTTCTACATATTATTAAAACAAATCCCAGGTTACAGGAGTTCCCTTAGATGCATCTTTGCTGATCTTTCGGCCAAGCAGTTGATCCAGATATTTGGTCGGAAGACCTAACCCGGGACGGATAGCCTTGATGTTCTCGCGGGTAAATACATCGCCTTTCTTCATATCCTGTGAAATATATAAAGAGCGCCGATGTTTCATAGACTCTTTTTCCCGATCGGTTGGACCATACGACACTTTGCCTAGAGACTGCCAAGCCCGTTCCGTCTCCACCACGAGCGCGGACAGTTCTTCGGGTTCCAACGAAAACGCGGAATCCACGCCGCCATCTGCACGCCGCAGGGTAAAATGCTTCTCGATCACGGTCGCTCCTAAAGCGACGCTCGCTACCGAAACGCCAACTCCCATCGTATGGTCGGAAATCCCGACTTGGCATTGGAACAACTGCTCCATATGAGGAATTGTTACGATATTGGTGTTCTCCGGAGAAGCAGGATAAGTGCTGGTACATTTCAGCAATACGATATTTTCGGCCCCTGCTTCCCGGGCCGCCCGTACGGTTTCATCCAGCTCGGCAATCGAGGCCATCCCCGTCGAAATAATTAGCGGTTTCCCCGTTGCTGCCGCTTTACGAATCAATTGGATGTCGGTGTTCTCAAATGAAGCGATTTTGTAAGCCGGGACATCGAGGGATTCGAGGAAATCAACAGCGGTTTCGTCGAAAGGGGTGCTGAAAGCAATCAGACCAAGCTCTTTACAACGCTTAAAGATCGGCTCATGCCACTCCCAAGGCGTATACGCCTCCTGATACAAATTGTATAAAGAGCTGCCTTGCCACAAGCTGTTAGGATCCTCGATAAAAAATTCACCGTCGTGAATGTCCAGTGTCATCGTATCTGCGGTATATGTCTGCAGCTTTAAGGCATCCGCCCCCGCTTGGGCCGCAGCTTCAACGATAGCAAGCGCACGATCAAGGGACTGATTGTGGTTTCCCGACATTTCCGCGATAACAAACGGCTTATGATTTTTGCCAATCCAGCGGTGAGCAATTTGAAAATCCATTGATACGTCCTCATTTCTGCTGAAGTCATGAAAACTACTCTTTCTGAGCAAATAAAACAATTGAACGACCGAACCCAAGTTCAGCCAAGGACTCATAGAACCGGTTGAGCAGTTCTTTACGCCCCGTCTTGATGAAGGAGTTCTGGAAGTTTGTCGATATATTGAATCGCCTGTTCCAGCGTAACCTCAATTTTCTGATTTTCCAAGTGGTAAAACAGCTTGTACATTTTCACGTAATCTTCCATCGTATCGATCGTGAGACGTACGTCTTCACGCTGCAAATGCTTAAGTTCGGGCTGGATCTTGATCATGTTAAATTTCTCAGGATGATTCAGGATATACGGTGTAACATGCTCCCGCTCGTAATCCGATGTTGCCTCCTGGGCTGCCCGTATCAAGGCTTGGCGGGTAAACACTTCGATTCCCGTCCCGTAGGGGACGTGTTCCATGCCGACGTAATCCAGCCGATTCGCTTGCAGTGCGGCTAGCCCTTGATCTATAAATCGTGGTTCGACCAGAGGATTGTCTGCGGTAATTCTTACGATGAGGTCTGCGCCAGAATGCTCGGCTGTTTCGTAAAACCTTTGAAGAACGTTGTCCAACGGGCCCCGGTAAACAGAAACTCCTAGTCTACGACCGGCG
This region includes:
- the pseC gene encoding UDP-4-amino-4,6-dideoxy-N-acetyl-beta-L-altrosamine transaminase produces the protein MTKEHESGRPVRETLLPYGQQWLDEQDIEAVVKVLRGAFITQGPAIEQFERKVADAVGAKYAVAFANGTAALHGACFAAEIGQGDEVITTPITFLASSNCVLYQGGTPVFADIDMDTYNVAPSEIESKITERTKAIIAVDFTGQPAEMDRISMLARDRNLVVIQDAAHSLGASYAGRKIGSWADMTMFSFHPVKHVTTGEGGIITTNDERYYERLLLFRNHGMTRNPNKLIQNDGPWYYEMQELGYNYRMTDMQAALGASQMDKLHDFVARRREIASMYNECFSTLPGLVIPKQHPMAESSWHLYVIRWLPEYFTASRKEIFEALRAENIGVNVHYIPVYLQPYYQSLGYRPGLCPNAESYYNTAITLPLFPKMTNQDVTDVIEAVKKVYHRFLRK
- a CDS encoding dTDP-glucose 4,6-dehydratase; this translates as MNILLTGGAGFIGRWVAKKLLEDGHQLWILDDLSNGREANLQEFQGHPGLKQFIRGTILDEPLLEELFAAHQFDICYHLGASINVQDSIDDPRTTFNNDTVGTFYILEQCRRYNTKVVFMSTCMVYDRCTDETGITELHPTKPASPYAGAKVAAENMVLSYYYAYGLPTVVIRPFNTYGPFQKTGGEGGVVAIFLKNDLDGKELRIYGEGTQTRDLLYVEDCANFVVSAGYSDAVNGEIVNAGLGRDITINDLALMIAGDPSRIRHVEHIHPQSEIQKLLCNSEKAKRLLGWEPRVTLEEGIARTREWIQAGGLE
- the pseI gene encoding pseudaminic acid synthase; this translates as MDFQIAHRWIGKNHKPFVIAEMSGNHNQSLDRALAIVEAAAQAGADALKLQTYTADTMTLDIHDGEFFIEDPNSLWQGSSLYNLYQEAYTPWEWHEPIFKRCKELGLIAFSTPFDETAVDFLESLDVPAYKIASFENTDIQLIRKAAATGKPLIISTGMASIAELDETVRAAREAGAENIVLLKCTSTYPASPENTNIVTIPHMEQLFQCQVGISDHTMGVGVSVASVALGATVIEKHFTLRRADGGVDSAFSLEPEELSALVVETERAWQSLGKVSYGPTDREKESMKHRRSLYISQDMKKGDVFTRENIKAIRPGLGLPTKYLDQLLGRKISKDASKGTPVTWDLF
- a CDS encoding cytidylyltransferase domain-containing protein; its protein translation is MVKVAAIIQARLSSQRLPGKVLKDLHGKTLLERVIGQAQKSSSVDEIWLATSAEPEDDLLEIAGRRLGVSVYRGPLDNVLQRFYETAEHSGADLIVRITADNPLVEPRFIDQGLAALQANRLDYVGMEHVPYGTGIEVFTRQALIRAAQEATSDYEREHVTPYILNHPEKFNMIKIQPELKHLQREDVRLTIDTMEDYVKMYKLFYHLENQKIEVTLEQAIQYIDKLPELLHQDGA